From Hymenobacter sedentarius, a single genomic window includes:
- a CDS encoding ATP-dependent zinc protease, giving the protein MASLRPPKRVLGRRELIDFPDFALTAIEAKVDTGAYTSAIHCSDIRIEPDASGRPVLHVQLLDPEHPGVNGQPLAFAEFALRDIRSSNGEVQERYVIQAVVKLYGKLFTAEFSLSDRSDMKYPVLLGRSLLREGRFVVDVARRNLSYKAQVRAASRRTRP; this is encoded by the coding sequence ATGGCCAGCCTCCGTCCTCCCAAGCGCGTCCTCGGTCGTCGCGAGTTGATTGATTTCCCCGACTTCGCCCTCACGGCCATCGAAGCCAAGGTGGACACGGGTGCCTACACCAGCGCCATTCACTGCAGCGACATTCGCATCGAGCCCGACGCCAGCGGCCGGCCCGTGCTGCACGTGCAGCTGCTCGACCCCGAGCACCCCGGCGTGAACGGCCAGCCGCTGGCCTTTGCCGAGTTTGCTCTGCGCGACATCCGCTCTTCCAACGGCGAGGTGCAGGAGCGGTACGTTATTCAGGCGGTGGTGAAACTCTACGGCAAACTTTTTACGGCCGAGTTTTCGCTCTCCGACCGGTCCGATATGAAATATCCTGTCTTGCTGGGTCGCAGCCTGTTGCGGGAAGGACGCTTCGTGGTGGACGTGGCCCGACGCAACCTTTCTTACAAAGCACAGGTTAGGGCAGCTTCCCGGCGTACGCGGCCCTGA
- the rimK gene encoding 30S ribosomal protein S6--L-glutamate ligase, whose protein sequence is MKLAILSREPKSYSTQRLVEAAAVRGHHAVVIDHMRCNLVLEKGRPGILYHGESLEGFDAIIPRIGASVTFYGTAVVRQFEMMKVRTAVESQAIVRSRDKLRSMQILSRAGVGMPKTAFTNNSDDVPAMVKQVGGAPVIIKLLEGTQGLGVVLAESEKAAQSVIEAFHNLKARIIVQEFIAESKGADLRAFVVDGEVVGAMKRQGQEGEFRSNLHRGGVGTLVKLSRAEKAAALLAAKALGLSVAGVDMLQSKRGPLVLEVNSSPGLEGIEKATKLDIAGRIIDFTAALALKKHKRAALLTPEMDGDSQPAPPPAP, encoded by the coding sequence GTGAAACTGGCTATTCTCTCGCGGGAACCCAAATCCTACTCCACCCAACGGCTGGTAGAAGCCGCCGCCGTGCGTGGGCACCACGCCGTGGTCATCGACCACATGCGGTGCAACCTCGTGCTGGAAAAAGGGCGGCCGGGCATCCTCTACCACGGCGAAAGCCTGGAGGGATTCGACGCCATTATCCCGCGCATCGGGGCTTCGGTCACGTTCTACGGCACGGCCGTGGTGCGGCAATTTGAGATGATGAAGGTGCGCACCGCCGTCGAAAGCCAGGCCATTGTGCGCTCGCGCGACAAGCTGCGCTCGATGCAGATTCTGAGCCGGGCCGGCGTGGGCATGCCCAAAACCGCCTTCACCAACAACTCGGACGACGTGCCGGCCATGGTGAAGCAGGTGGGCGGGGCCCCGGTCATCATCAAGCTGCTGGAAGGCACCCAGGGCCTGGGCGTGGTGCTGGCCGAGTCGGAAAAAGCAGCTCAATCCGTGATTGAGGCGTTTCACAACCTCAAGGCCCGCATCATTGTGCAGGAATTCATTGCCGAAAGCAAAGGCGCCGACCTGCGGGCGTTCGTGGTCGACGGCGAAGTAGTAGGTGCCATGAAGCGCCAGGGTCAGGAAGGCGAGTTCCGCTCGAACCTGCACCGCGGCGGCGTGGGCACGCTGGTGAAGTTGAGCCGCGCCGAGAAGGCTGCCGCCCTGCTCGCCGCCAAGGCTCTGGGGCTGAGCGTGGCCGGCGTGGACATGCTGCAGAGCAAGCGCGGCCCGCTGGTGCTGGAAGTAAACTCCTCGCCGGGCCTGGAGGGCATCGAGAAAGCCACCAAGCTGGATATTGCCGGCCGCATCATCGATTTCACGGCGGCACTGGCTCTCAAAAAACACAAACGCGCCGCCCTGCTCACGCCCGAAATGGACGGCGACTCCCAGCCCGCCCCGCCGCCCGCACCATAG
- a CDS encoding succinylglutamate desuccinylase/aspartoacylase family protein — MPHAASSFHLNGLTIHPGEQVLTRLVISKLPSGTVIDVPVHVMRSTEPGPTLLLMGGMHGDEVNGIETIRRLVRRELLQPLRGSIIAIPILNIYGFLNFSRDVPDGKDVNRSFPGFPRGSLAGRVAHRFMREIMPLIDYGIDFHTGGAARANFPQVRCLLGVDPEVDAMAGAFAAPFTLHAALRPGSLREAAHRLGKRIIVYETGESLRLDETGIEEALAGTLRVLHHLGMAPAAPPPSRPGIVCRRHTWLRARFAGLFRAHVENGQYLEKGQVYGSVADPYGQQAVRLESPVSGYVIGLNHMPVVNQGDALLHIAVPE; from the coding sequence GTGCCCCACGCTGCTTCCTCGTTTCACCTCAACGGCCTCACCATTCACCCCGGCGAGCAGGTGCTCACGCGGCTGGTGATTTCGAAGCTGCCCTCGGGCACGGTGATTGACGTGCCGGTGCACGTGATGCGGTCCACCGAGCCCGGCCCCACGCTGCTGCTCATGGGCGGCATGCACGGCGACGAGGTCAACGGCATCGAAACCATTCGGCGGCTGGTGCGGCGTGAGCTGCTGCAGCCGCTGCGGGGCAGCATCATTGCCATCCCCATTCTCAACATCTACGGGTTTCTGAATTTCAGCCGCGACGTGCCCGATGGCAAGGACGTGAACCGCTCGTTTCCGGGGTTTCCGCGCGGGTCGCTGGCCGGGCGGGTGGCCCACCGCTTCATGCGCGAAATCATGCCCCTGATTGACTACGGCATCGATTTTCATACCGGCGGCGCGGCGCGCGCCAACTTCCCGCAGGTACGCTGCCTGCTGGGCGTCGACCCCGAGGTGGACGCCATGGCGGGGGCTTTCGCGGCTCCGTTTACGCTGCACGCGGCCCTGCGGCCGGGCTCCTTGCGCGAGGCAGCCCACCGCTTGGGCAAGCGCATCATCGTGTACGAAACCGGCGAAAGCCTGCGGCTCGATGAGACCGGAATTGAAGAGGCGCTGGCTGGTACGCTGCGCGTGCTGCACCACCTGGGCATGGCTCCCGCCGCCCCGCCGCCGTCGCGGCCCGGCATTGTCTGCCGGCGGCATACGTGGCTGCGGGCCCGGTTTGCCGGGCTGTTTCGGGCCCACGTCGAAAACGGCCAGTACCTGGAGAAAGGGCAGGTATACGGCTCCGTAGCCGACCCATATGGGCAGCAGGCCGTGCGGCTGGAGTCGCCGGTGAGCGGCTACGTTATTGGGCTGAACCACATGCCGGTGGTGAACCAGGGCGACGCGCTGCTCCACATTGCGGTGCCCGAATAA